Genomic DNA from Aphanothece sacrum FPU1:
GTCAAAATTAATGCCGAATATACTACTTAATTTGTGTATTTTGGCTAACAAATTTTTGATTATCCCTAAAGCTTTGATTGGGGTCGTTAATGACTTGTAGCGTCCCCATCAACAATCGTATCCAAACCAAAATAGTGGCGGTAATAACAATGAATTTTAGAGGTCTATAAATCATTTTAAATCTCCTGCACAACAAATGTTTTAATTACTTCCATTGAAACAAGATTTTTTACATGATCACCTCCCCATAGCAGATGAAATGGGATTCATTCTTTTGGGGGATGGCATTCAGCTAAAAGGAAAAATGTTTAGATAAGTAGTTTGTGTAGGTTGGGTTGAGGAACGAAACCCAACAATCTGAGTTAGCCCAATGATAGCCGTTGACCCTTACAAAGATGTGTCGCTTACATTTTTTGAGTTTGACTTAAGTTAAGGCTAATAAATATATTATACGCCTACTCAACTTAATTGCGGCAAACTTGAGCTAAAATCTCACCTGTAGCACTAATTAATTCAACTTGTAAAGCCATTTGTCCAGCCGCATGAGTGGAACAACTTAAACAAGGATCATAAGCCCTAATTCCAGCCTCTACTCGGTTTAACATTCCTTCAGGAATTTCTGAACCTTGAATATAATGTTTAGCAATTTGAGCAACGGTTTTATTCATGGCTAAATTGTTATTTCCGGTAGCAATAATCAAATTAATTTTCTTAATTAAGCCATTTTCATCTACTAAATAATGATGAAATAATGTACCTCTTGGGGCTTCACTCACTCCAATTCCTTCTAACTGATTAATTCCCGCTTCAGCACGAGTTCTAGAAGACAAAATATCAGGATCATCAATTAACCGTTCTATTCGTTCCAAAGACCCTAAAATCTCCACTAACCGAGCATAATGATAATAGAAAGAAGAAGTGGCTACACCCCCAACGCGATCGCGGTATTCTCTTAATTCTTGATCTGCTTCGGGAGTGCCAAAATTCTCACAAATATTTAATCTTGCCAGAGGGCCAACTCGATAAATTCCATCAGGATATCCCAAAGGTTTATAATAAGGAAATTTCAAATAAGACCACTTTTCTACTGATTCCCCAATATAATTTTGATAGTCATCTTCAGAGAGATTATCCGCCACAATATTACCTTGACTATCCGTAAAGCGAATGTGACCCCCATAATGTTCCCATTCCCCATTTTTACCTACTAAACCCATAAACAGAGAGGGAAAATTACCAAAAGATTGTATCTCAGTTTGAAAGCGATCTAAAAGTTGTTTAAATAGATTTAAAGCCGTATAAAGAGTCTCTTTAGACTCAGGTAAACGATCCTTGATCCACTGTCTTCCTTCTTCCGATAAAGGGGATCTGACTCCTCCTGGAACTGACCAAGCAGGATGAATTTTTTTAGCCCCTAATAACTCAATAATTTTCTGACCAAACTGTCGTAAACGAATACCACTTTTCGCCAATTCAGGATCAGCCGCAATTAAACCAAAAATGTTACGATTAGCAGGATCACTATCCCATCCTAAAAGAAAATCAGGACTACTTAAATGGAAAAAAGATAGGGCATGAGATTGAGTAATTTGAGCTAAATTCATTAAGCGACGTAGCTTTTCACCCGCAGCAGGAATTTTAACCGCCAGAATTTTATCTCCCGTTTTCGCCGCACATAACAGGTGACTAACGGGACAAATGCCACAAATACGGGCAGTAATACCAGCCATTTCCCACATAGGACGACCTTCACAAAACTTTTCAAAGCCTCGATATTCCACAACATGAAAACGAGCATCTTCCACAACTCCCGCGTCATCTAAGAAAATGGAGATCTTGGCATGGCCTTCAATTCGAGTTACAGGGTCGATGACAATAGTTTTCATGATAATCCCTCGCGCTTAGCCTCTAAACTTAGTGTAAACCCATTGTGGTGCGGATTTCAGCTAAGCAACAAAAGATTAACAATCAATTTTTTTCAGGGGGGTTGAATTTTCTAAATAGGTATGCTAATATTATTAATCGTGGGATAAATGGGTCGATGCCCGAGTGGTTAATGGGGGCGGACTGTAAATCCGCTGGCTATGCCTACGCTGGTTCAAATCCAGCTCGGCCCACCACGATATTTATGCCGAGTAGTTTGCCCGTGTGGCTCAGTGGTAGAGCACACCCTTGGTAAGGGTGAGGTCACGAGTTCAATCCTCGTCACGGGCTTATATTTGTGAATCCCTATATCACAAAGTACCCCATAAGTACCCCAAAACCGTAAGTGTACTGTAGAAGCAAAAGTCTTTTGGTACACTTTATATTGTATTTACTAGGAATAATTTAAGTATTTCCCTTAGCTTCCAACTGTAAATAATCAACAAATATAGCCTTATGAACTGGTGGCAAAAACTCAAAAATAATCCCTTAGCCCGTTTTGGGGCTATTTTATTGCTAATTTTCTATATAGCTGTCATAACAGCCGATTTCGTTGCACCTTACGATCCCTATACTTCCCAAATAGACGGTTCTCTGTTACCCCCAACTCCCATTTATTGGCAAACTCCACAAGGAAAATTTATCGGACCTCATGTCTATCCCACCACCCAAAGTCCGACGGATGTGAAAACTGGTGAACGTACTTTAAATATCAATTTTGCTGAACCTTCCCCCATTCATTTATTCCTTAAAGGTGATCCTTATCAACTATTCCAAATTCGTCTCCCTTTACCTCCGAACTTTAAGGAAGTAGAACTATTTTCTGGGATTAGATTTGATCGTCATCTTTTTGGAACCGTTGGCCCAGGAAAACTTAATTTATTAGGAACTGATGAACAAGGCCGAGACCAATTTAGTCGCATAATATTTGGTGGTCGAATTAGTCTATTTATTGGGTTAGTCGGTATTGTAATTTCTTTTCCTTTGGGAATGATTATCGGTGGAATTTCTGGTTATTTTGGAGGTTGGATTGATGGATTTTTGATGCGTCTGGTCGAAGTTTTAATGACTATTCCTGGCATTTATTTATTAGTAGCATTAGCCGCAATTTTACCCCCTAGTTTAAGCAGCGCACAGCGATTTTTATTGATTGTTCTGATTACTTCTTTTATTGGTTGGTCAGGACTGGCCCGGGTCATTCGCGGACAAGTTCTCTCTCTCAAAGAACAAGAGTTCGTACAAGCTGCACGAGCGATGGGGGCCACTCCTTGGCGCATTATTTTGCTTCATGTTCTCCCCCAAACCGCTACTTATATCATTATTTCAGCAACTTTGGCGGTTCCTGGATTTATTGTCTCTGAATCTGTATTAAGTCTGATCGGGTTAGGTATTCAACAACCTGATCCTAGTTGGGGTAATTTATTGTCAGTGGCCACTAATGCCTCAATTTTAGTACTGCAACCTTGGTTAATCTGGCCTCCCGCTCTTTTAATCATTTTAACCGTACTTTCCTTTAATTTACTTGGTGATGCTCTCAGAGACGCTCTTGATCCGCGCAGTTTAGAATAGGGACATTAAAGGAAATTTTTGTATATTTTTGTTACATTCTCAAGATTGAGACAAATTTTCCCTTGACTTTTTCTCAATGGTTAAGCCAAAATTACAATAAATTAGAGTGGCCACTGTTTTAAATGTTAACTTTTGCTAAAATTTGATTCATATTGCTAAACTGTCTAAAGATTTTTGTCTAAAGTCAAGGCAGCAATAGTCGTCTTCCATCTGCCATATTTACCCCCAAAATCCCCCTATGAGCATGGAAACCCTAGAGTTCATTATTTTTCCTGATGGTCGCGTTCAAGAGAAAGCGACAGGCATCGTGGGGGCCTCTTGTCAAGAGGTAACAGCAGCGATCGAAGCACAACTCGGCCGAGTGATGTCTCAGGAAAAAACCGATGATTATTACACTCAACCGATTCACCAATCAGCAAAAACTAGCAATCAAGCCTCTTTGATAGACTGGTAATTTTGTTTTGTTAATCCTTCTTTAATTTTTTGAGTTATAAGGCTTATGTCACATTTTAGTCAGATAAAAACCCAAATTCGTAATCTAACTTCTCTCAAAGCATCCCTGAAAGATATGGGGGTTGATTGGACAGAAGGGCCTCATTCTGTGAGAGGTTATCAAGGACAAACCCGCACTGCTGAGGTTGTTGTCTCACAAGATAATAACTATGACATCGGGTTTAGCTGGAATGGTAATGAGTATGAGTTAGTGGCTGATTTACAATATTGGCAACAGCCTTTATCGGTTGAAGGGTTTCTCAAGCAGGTTACTCAAGGCTATGCTTATCATACCGTATTGAATGAGTCTGCTAAGCAAGGATTCCAAGTTGCTGAGCAACAAAAGAACGAAGATGGTTCTATTCGCTTAGTGGTTCAACGCTGGAGTGCCTAATGGCTGATTTTTCCTCTACCCCTGATCGCTCCGGTTTAGAACCGGAGTTAGGGGGAATTTTCCGAGATATCCCCGAAAGAACGGGATTTGAGCCTGAATTGGGCGGTCAATTTCGTCAAAACGGTGTTTACGTTGATGAAGTCACCTGTATCGGTTGTAAACACTGCGCTCACGTGGCTCCCAATACTTTCTATATTGAACCAGAATATGGGCGATCGCGGGTTTATCATCAAGATGGTGATCAAGAAGCGGTCGTACAAGAGGCTATAGATACTTGTCCGGTGAACTGTATCCATTGGGTTGACTATACTAAAATCAAAGATCTTGAGGAGGTGCGTAAACTTCAGCAAATTAAACCATTAGGTTTTCCCCAAGTTCATCGTGATCCCAAGCCAAAAAAGGGTCATAATTCTTGATTAGTCAAGTCAATTAAATGTTCAATTTTCTTGATGTTTTGATCCCCTGCTAAATAACCAATTCCACGATGTAAGTGTAGGCGAAATTGATGGACTAAGGTGTCTTTATCGGTTCCTAATCCATCATTATAACATCGTTGTTTTAGGGCAATTAATAATATATCGGCCATTTCTCCCCCAAACACTCGCCAGGTCATTTCTACGTTACTATCGCTCTTGATAGGAACGGGGGAGGGTATACTCGTTTCTGCTAAGGAACGACAAAATCCCCATCGACATAGGATATTCCATTGTTCGATTTTTGTGTATCTTTTGAGTTTAATTAGTTGTTCTTTTCCTGTTTGTGATAGTCGAATTTGTTTGATCGGGGATTCCATTTTAAAAATTATGAATTATGAATTATGAATTATGAATTATGAATTATGAATTATGAATTATGAATTATGAATTATGAATAAATACAAAAAGATCTGTTTTTAAGCAGTTTTACTAATTATAGCAGTTCTCATACCATCGTTCCCGTACGGGCGAGTTTTTTACATAAATTTTGATATTGTAACCAGTATGTTAGATAAACCTGTCCCTACACCACACTTCCCACCTTCTGCTTTCTCTTGATAGGATAAAGAAGGGGCTTGCTTTTTACGGGATGGTGTGGGATAATAAAGTTAATGCTAAATAATGGGAGGCTTGAGGTTAGAGAATAAACGTCACCACTCCCATTATCCAGAATAATACCACAAGGCCAAGCGATTTGCAAGCACTTCTCGAAAATTTTAAATTTTTTTTGAATGGAATTACCAAAAATAGCGATTTGGATGAACAGTAGTTTGACGTTGAGCAGAATTATATTCTAACAGATATTGATGAGCGATCGCGTCTTGTTCTTGTAATTGTTGTAATTCTTTTTGAGTAATTTCGGTATCGGTGGAAAGAAGAATAACTTGATGAGAAGCAGTGGGAAAATAGCGTTCAACTAAATTATTACGGTGAGAGGAGTCTAGTCGTCCGAGGGGAGTATCAATAGCGATAGGTAAATTTCGTCCTGACACTCTAGCGAGTCCCCATAAAAACGCGATGGCCAATAATTGTTTTTCTCCTGCGGAGAGACGATGTTTCGGTACAGATTTTCCGTTAGGATCATAAAGAGAGAGACTAAAATTATAGGTATCAATAACGACACGATGAACCAAATCTGATTTATGGAGTAAATAACGAAAACATTCTGTTACCTCTCCTTCTAATTTATTCAATTTTTTCAACGTTAGTCGTTCTTTAAACAATTGTAAGGTATTTTGCACCTTAGCAGCAGATTTAATAAGATGTTCATTATTTTGTTTATCAATAGCTTCTTCACTATAATTTCTCAGTTCTTTTTTAATTTTCTCAATCGCTTTTTGTGCGTCTTTAAGTCTTTGTTCTCCTACTTGATAAGCAGATTGACATTGACCGACTTCTTGTTGTGCGAGGGTAAGAGTATCGGTTAATTTTTGATAATCTTCAGGAGAAGCAGCGACATTAACTTCTCGTTCTTTGCTATCAAGTTCACCTTCTAATTGTTGTAAAGTTTTGGTTGATTTTTGAGCGAGTGCAAGTTGTAAAGGTAGTTGATGGTCTAATAAATTAACTAATTGTTTTAACTCTTCTTCACTAATACCGAACCAAGTCTTATTATTAAGAGTATTATCTTGATTTAAGTTATCATATTCTTGTTTGAGGAATGATTGAATTTTACTAAATTTATCCTGAGTTAACTTAAGAGTTTCCAGATAAGATAAAAGACGTTGATCTCGTTGTTCTAAAATAGTTCTAGCAAGTTCAGCTTGTTGTAATTGTAGTTCGGTGTCTATTTGAGATTTAGCTTGAGTTAGTAAGGGAGAAATTAAAGATAAGGGTAAGGTATTAGATGCGAGTTCTATCATTACTTGTTTTTCAGCATTGATAGTATTTTTTAAAATCTCAATTTGTTGATCTAAATTACTTTTTTCTGCGGCAATTTTACCCCCTTCTATACGAAACTTTTCTGAAGCTTCTTTAAATTTATTTTGAGCGCGTTTTAATTGAGTTTGTAAAGATGCTTGTGCTTGTTTAGCATCTGCTTCTTCTTGATTATAATGATTTAGTTTACCTTCAATTTCTTCTAAATTTTTTAATTGAGATTTATTAGCTAATGCTTTACGTTTGCGACTGACTAATACTTCTAAATCAACGGCTAATCTTTCGACTAATTCTAATCCTAATAAAGACTGAATAGCATCAATAACAGACTGGGGAGGTGTATCTTGTTCTGCTAACTCTTTAACTTGTTCTCCATCGAATAAAAAGAGATTAGAAATACCTAAAGGAAGTAAGGTTTCGATATATTCATCCCAGGTATTTGCTAAAGCAGTATCGGGCCATTCTCCATTTAATATACCTAAAGTATCTTTACCGTCTTTTGGGTTATTTGTCCACTGTCTAGAAATTCTAAAAGTTTGCCATTGGTCATCTACAATATGTTCAAATGCGAGTTCAATGCGGGTAATATCTTTGAAGGTTGCTTGATTATTAATTGCTTGAAGTAAGAAGTCAGTATAACTTAAATTATTGCGGGTTGAACATTGGGCCCGTTGTCCATATAAAGCAAGACGAATAGCATCCATAAGAGTTGTTTTACCTCCTCCATTCATTCCCCCAATAAGAATGATGGGTCGATGATTATCCTCCGTTTCGGGACGTAAGTTAATGATATTTTTGCCTGCATATGGGCCAAAGTTTTCGAGAACTAATTCTGTGAATATCATAGATTATAAGGAGGTGATGGGGTGATGGGAATTATTTGGGTAATAACCATTTTTCGGCTGTTTTAGACATATTAACTAATCTACCAATAATATTGTCATAGGTTAGGTAAAGTTCTCTGCCTTTTTCGACTTCTAAGTAATTACATTTAACAGCAAACTCAATCCAAGTTTGAGTTTGCTGCTGCTTCGGACTGACAGTCAGTTAGTTTAGCTATAAATGCAGCTTCATACCGTCTTTTTCTCCATGCTTCTGCTAAGTTAGCACAAATTGAACGGGAAGAACGACGAATTTGATCAGTTAAGGAAAATCGTTCTTCTATGGGGAACTTTTTTGTTAAGTAAAATATCTGCATCGCTGCATCAAACGACATTTGATACACCTCCAACTCTCGATGACTTTTAATAAGTTTACTCATCATTGTTTCTCCTTTATTCTTACATAAATATCAAAAATATTCATATCCCATTACCTCATCACTCCCCTACCTCATCACTACATCACTCCATCACTCCATCACTATCATCATCAACTTGCTGACCAAATTTAAGAGTACCCCAAGTTAGTTGTTTAGGTTGGGGGTTTTCTTCATGGTTTAATGTCTCTTTAAGTGCGTGTTTAACTTGAGTAATGTCTCCTTCTTCGACGGCATTTTTTAGGTTACGTTTTAGGTGTGCATTTTCAATAGCATCATCTTTGGAACGGGAACTACTATCAAAACATTTTTGCAGTTCTCCATAGATACCAATACGACGAGATTTTGTATAAAATTGTCGTTCTGTGTCCAGTAATTTAGTCATTAATTCTAAGTGCATGGTATCTTCTTCACATAACTCTGATAAGATGTCCCATTCATCACTTCCTAATAAATTGTTGCTAACTCCTGGACGAATATCCTCAAAAGGTTCTCCGGTGACTTCTTCATAAATGCGGGGTAAACTATCATCAAATTCGTGTTTTTCTTCTAACCATATCCGACGTATTTCGCTTAATTCTTCTTGGGTAATGAGGGTGATGTCTTTCATGTCTTCTGGTGCAGTTTGACGAACTTTCACTTGTGCTTCTAATACTCCTTTTAACCAATATTCTCGCCAATATTTTGTATAGGGGCCAGGAATTGGAGCAATTTCAGTTTGTTCATCCGCGTTACGTTCAAAAAGTTCTACTTTTCCATAAATCCGTCGAAAGTCTCTTTTCTCTCGATCATTTTGAATATCTAATTCTTGACGAAAATCCATTAATGGTTGTAACCATTCTTTTTCTTCATCATTTCTGATCATTGCAGCTAAAGATTTATCACTATCCACTAAGGTACAAACCCAACAACCAAAACGAGAACTACCACAACTAGGTGTAGAAGTATCCACCACTAATGGACATTCATTATCAGCAGTTGCTCCTCGATACAAAGTAAATAAATCCTTATTATCTCCCCCCCAAGGATTTGACCACTGCATTAAATACATCCAAACTTCATCAGTTCTCCAATCTTCTATAGGACTATAAACTAAAGAATTGGGTAGACTTGCATTAGGACTTAAGCGATCGCGTACTCGCTTTTTTTCTAGTTCTTTCATTACTTTTGCTCGTCTAGAACTTTCGGACTTACGAGTTCCAAGAACAAGAATTGTCTCACCACAAGTTCGTATAACATCACGAATAAATTGATTGGAAGCATTTATTTTTAATCTACCAGTACACCAACGAAATTTAAGTCGAGGTGCTGGATATCCTTTACCAATTAAACCGGCCCAATATCTATCTTTGGTTTCTGGGTATAATAAATGAGGTTCAAAAGGCATATTTTTCTCTTTTGCGGCCGTTTCCAGTTTTTTCATACATTGACGTACCCAAGCAGAAACAATAGGATTCTCGACTAAGGTATCGGTCGTAATGACATGAATGGTTTTGTGACGCTTTTCGGGACTCAGTGCAGCAATCGCACTCCATACTAACTGCAACACTGCTGAACTGTCTTTTCCCCAAGACACACCAATAATCCAAGGAATATCATCAAGACAATAGAGATCCTGAATTTCCTGAGTCAGCATTTGAATGTCTTCAACTAACTCAGTAACGGTACGAGGGGGAAAAAGCGAGGTTTGGGTTGCTGTCATCATATCAGTGAATCAGGTTCACTCTTAAGGATACTATCGCTTAATCAAAAATGACAAAAGAAGATAATTTACAGGAACTAATTAG
This window encodes:
- a CDS encoding Ni/Fe hydrogenase subunit alpha; its protein translation is MKTIVIDPVTRIEGHAKISIFLDDAGVVEDARFHVVEYRGFEKFCEGRPMWEMAGITARICGICPVSHLLCAAKTGDKILAVKIPAAGEKLRRLMNLAQITQSHALSFFHLSSPDFLLGWDSDPANRNIFGLIAADPELAKSGIRLRQFGQKIIELLGAKKIHPAWSVPGGVRSPLSEEGRQWIKDRLPESKETLYTALNLFKQLLDRFQTEIQSFGNFPSLFMGLVGKNGEWEHYGGHIRFTDSQGNIVADNLSEDDYQNYIGESVEKWSYLKFPYYKPLGYPDGIYRVGPLARLNICENFGTPEADQELREYRDRVGGVATSSFYYHYARLVEILGSLERIERLIDDPDILSSRTRAEAGINQLEGIGVSEAPRGTLFHHYLVDENGLIKKINLIIATGNNNLAMNKTVAQIAKHYIQGSEIPEGMLNRVEAGIRAYDPCLSCSTHAAGQMALQVELISATGEILAQVCRN
- a CDS encoding ABC transporter permease, with protein sequence MNWWQKLKNNPLARFGAILLLIFYIAVITADFVAPYDPYTSQIDGSLLPPTPIYWQTPQGKFIGPHVYPTTQSPTDVKTGERTLNINFAEPSPIHLFLKGDPYQLFQIRLPLPPNFKEVELFSGIRFDRHLFGTVGPGKLNLLGTDEQGRDQFSRIIFGGRISLFIGLVGIVISFPLGMIIGGISGYFGGWIDGFLMRLVEVLMTIPGIYLLVALAAILPPSLSSAQRFLLIVLITSFIGWSGLARVIRGQVLSLKEQEFVQAARAMGATPWRIILLHVLPQTATYIIISATLAVPGFIVSESVLSLIGLGIQQPDPSWGNLLSVATNASILVLQPWLIWPPALLIILTVLSFNLLGDALRDALDPRSLE
- a CDS encoding DUF2997 domain-containing protein, which translates into the protein MSMETLEFIIFPDGRVQEKATGIVGASCQEVTAAIEAQLGRVMSQEKTDDYYTQPIHQSAKTSNQASLIDW
- a CDS encoding DUF1257 domain-containing protein; amino-acid sequence: MSHFSQIKTQIRNLTSLKASLKDMGVDWTEGPHSVRGYQGQTRTAEVVVSQDNNYDIGFSWNGNEYELVADLQYWQQPLSVEGFLKQVTQGYAYHTVLNESAKQGFQVAEQQKNEDGSIRLVVQRWSA
- a CDS encoding ferredoxin encodes the protein MADFSSTPDRSGLEPELGGIFRDIPERTGFEPELGGQFRQNGVYVDEVTCIGCKHCAHVAPNTFYIEPEYGRSRVYHQDGDQEAVVQEAIDTCPVNCIHWVDYTKIKDLEEVRKLQQIKPLGFPQVHRDPKPKKGHNS
- the dndE gene encoding DNA sulfur modification protein DndE; translated protein: MESPIKQIRLSQTGKEQLIKLKRYTKIEQWNILCRWGFCRSLAETSIPSPVPIKSDSNVEMTWRVFGGEMADILLIALKQRCYNDGLGTDKDTLVHQFRLHLHRGIGYLAGDQNIKKIEHLIDLTNQEL
- the dndD gene encoding DNA sulfur modification protein DndD; the protein is MIFTELVLENFGPYAGKNIINLRPETEDNHRPIILIGGMNGGGKTTLMDAIRLALYGQRAQCSTRNNLSYTDFLLQAINNQATFKDITRIELAFEHIVDDQWQTFRISRQWTNNPKDGKDTLGILNGEWPDTALANTWDEYIETLLPLGISNLFLFDGEQVKELAEQDTPPQSVIDAIQSLLGLELVERLAVDLEVLVSRKRKALANKSQLKNLEEIEGKLNHYNQEEADAKQAQASLQTQLKRAQNKFKEASEKFRIEGGKIAAEKSNLDQQIEILKNTINAEKQVMIELASNTLPLSLISPLLTQAKSQIDTELQLQQAELARTILEQRDQRLLSYLETLKLTQDKFSKIQSFLKQEYDNLNQDNTLNNKTWFGISEEELKQLVNLLDHQLPLQLALAQKSTKTLQQLEGELDSKEREVNVAASPEDYQKLTDTLTLAQQEVGQCQSAYQVGEQRLKDAQKAIEKIKKELRNYSEEAIDKQNNEHLIKSAAKVQNTLQLFKERLTLKKLNKLEGEVTECFRYLLHKSDLVHRVVIDTYNFSLSLYDPNGKSVPKHRLSAGEKQLLAIAFLWGLARVSGRNLPIAIDTPLGRLDSSHRNNLVERYFPTASHQVILLSTDTEITQKELQQLQEQDAIAHQYLLEYNSAQRQTTVHPNRYFW
- a CDS encoding four helix bundle protein: MMSKLIKSHRELEVYQMSFDAAMQIFYLTKKFPIEERFSLTDQIRRSSRSICANLAEAWRKRRYEAAFIAKLTDCQSEAAANSNLD
- the dndC gene encoding DNA phosphorothioation system sulfurtransferase DndC encodes the protein MTATQTSLFPPRTVTELVEDIQMLTQEIQDLYCLDDIPWIIGVSWGKDSSAVLQLVWSAIAALSPEKRHKTIHVITTDTLVENPIVSAWVRQCMKKLETAAKEKNMPFEPHLLYPETKDRYWAGLIGKGYPAPRLKFRWCTGRLKINASNQFIRDVIRTCGETILVLGTRKSESSRRAKVMKELEKKRVRDRLSPNASLPNSLVYSPIEDWRTDEVWMYLMQWSNPWGGDNKDLFTLYRGATADNECPLVVDTSTPSCGSSRFGCWVCTLVDSDKSLAAMIRNDEEKEWLQPLMDFRQELDIQNDREKRDFRRIYGKVELFERNADEQTEIAPIPGPYTKYWREYWLKGVLEAQVKVRQTAPEDMKDITLITQEELSEIRRIWLEEKHEFDDSLPRIYEEVTGEPFEDIRPGVSNNLLGSDEWDILSELCEEDTMHLELMTKLLDTERQFYTKSRRIGIYGELQKCFDSSSRSKDDAIENAHLKRNLKNAVEEGDITQVKHALKETLNHEENPQPKQLTWGTLKFGQQVDDDSDGVME